One genomic window of Gossypium hirsutum isolate 1008001.06 chromosome D11, Gossypium_hirsutum_v2.1, whole genome shotgun sequence includes the following:
- the LOC107933823 gene encoding uncharacterized protein has translation MITAVITGLITMRRGRGTMEVFTPKLMKLWKEWELRAMVVTSLLVQIILIVLGSQRKYIPKVKIRAIVWCSYLLADSVATIALGILTNNLGDIYDERGDVDINTKLTAFWAPFLLLHLGGPDTITAYALEDNQLWLRHCFGLIIQTVVTGYIFLMAWSDSRLSLLSIPMIVVGSIKYGERTWTLWKASSDELRDSMLTSPDPGPNYSKLMNEYRQKQAEGFFMEIEEVKDVQQELDVAAPQGTTPDDQNIIKAHVLFQTFKCLFADLILSFKDREKSQSLFQKMSGKDAFDVVAIELGFMYDKLYTKAAVIYTPMGLIRRITTFCLTFLVLLVFSFEDMKYKKVDIFITFLLLVVAFFLEIYAALVLLFSDQTNHWLIKHNKTSCLKLIHSLQPVRKRWSSRVPQSSLLGSFLKEKPSFRLLKRVVEKWPPETYAEVDDDLKRLIFKHVKEKFNQFKEKQDDGNFRDLCSQRGSNILQMYKRQTRLSLEWSINVEFDHSILIWHIATELCYFSEGELSTITSDIQSSREVSYCISNYMFCLLVTFPFLLPIGIGLIRFRDTQAEAKRFFKERLTLSRTKAKHRITCNKMFLQAIDGELEMQEEESNTSTCWKSLDQAMMFLEEPTMYQMIAICRMLLRENIDVLPGKVKGDSSKSVLFDACRLASALNGVTNKKVKWDMIRDIWLEILTYAASHSRGSQHCQQLRRGGELLTHVWLLMAHFGMSEQFQISKGYARALLTAK, from the exons ATGATTACCGCTG TTATTACTGGCTTGATTACAATGAGGAGGGGGAGGGGGACAATGGAGGTTTTTACCCCAAAGCTAATGAAGTTATGGAAAGAATGGGAGCTTCGAGCAATGGTTGTAACGAGCCTTCTTGTCCAAATAATTCTCATCGTATTAGGCAGCCAAAGGAAATACATTCCTAAAGTAAAGATTAGAGCCATTGTTTGGTGTTCCTACTTGCTGGCTGACTCTGTTGCAACCATTGCACTTGGCATACTAACAAATAACCTGGGAGATATATATGATGAAAGAGGTGATGTTGACATAAACACTAAACTTACAGCATTTTGGGCGCCTTTTTTACTGCTGCACTTGGGTGGCCCCGATACCATTACAGCTTATGCCTTGGAAGACAATCAGTTGTGGTTAAGGCACTGTTTTGGACTGATAATACAGACAGTTGTGACTGGATACATCTTCTTGATGGCCTGGTCAGATAGCCGTCTTTCGCTGCTAAGCATTCCGATGATTGTGGTGGGATCAATTAAGTACGGAGAGAGGACTTGGACTCTTTGGAAAGCAAGCAGTGATGAACTTCGAGACTCAATGCTGACTTCTCCAGATCCTGGTCCAAACTATTCCAAGTTGATGAATGAATACAGGCAGAAACAAGCTGAAGGTTTCTTTATGGAAATTGAGGAGGTTAAGGATGTTCAGCAAGAATTGGATGTAGCTGCCCCTCAAGGAACCACTCCTGATgaccaaaacataatcaaagcTCATGTGTTGTTTCAAACATTCAAGTGCCTGTTTGCAGATCTCATTCTAAGCTTCAAAGACAGGGAGAAGAGCCAATCTTTGTTCCAGAAAATGTCTGGTAAAGATGCTTTTGATGTGGTTGCTATTGaactagggttcatgtatgacaAGCTATACACAAAAGCAGCTGTCATTTATACTCCTATGGGTTTGATTCGCCGCATCACTACTTTCTGTCTCACTTTCCTGGTGTTGCTGGTTTTCTCTTTTGAGGACATGAAGTATAAAAAAGTAGACATATTCATTACTTTTCTTCTCCTTGTTGTAGCTTTTTTTCTGGAGATATATGCAGCACTGGTACTACTTTTCTCAGACCAAACCAATCATTGGTTGATCAAGCACAACAAAACATCATGTCTCAAACTCATCCATTCTTTACAACCAGTAAGGAAAAGGTGGTCGAGTCGGGTGCCACAGTCAAGTCTACTTGGAAGTTTCCTCAAGGAAAAGCCTTCCTTCAGACTCCTGAAAAGGGTAGTGGAGAAATGGCCACCTGAAACTTATGCAGAAGTTGATGATGATCTCAAAAGGCTGATTTTCAAGCATGTCAAAGAGAAATTTAATCAGTTTAAGGAGAAACAAGATGATGGCAATTTCAGGGATTTGTGCAGCCAAAGGGGAAGCAACATACTTCAAATGTATAAGCGGCAAACTCGCCTTAGCCTTGAGTGGAGTATCAATGTCGAATTTGATCACAGTATCCTTATTTGGCACATTGCCACAGAGCTCTGCTACTTCTCAGAGGGAGAGCTGAGTACCATAACAAGCGATATTCAATCATCCCGTGAAGTGAGCTATTGCATCTCAAATTATATGTTCTGTCTGCTGGTCACTTTTCCTTTCCTGTTGCCAATTGGGATTGGACTTATCAGGTTCCGGGACACTCAGGCTGAAGCCAAGAGGTTCTTCAAAGAAAGATTAACCCTTTCAAGAACAAAGGCAAAACACAGGATTACATGTAACAAAATGTTTCTTCAAGCCATTGACGGTGAGTTAGAAATGCAAGAAGAGGAAAGCAACACAAGTACATGTTGGAAGTCATTGGATCAAGCCATGATGTTCTTGGAAGAACCAACAATGTACCAAATGATTGCAATTTGCAGAATGTTGCTTCGAGAAAACATTGATGTTCTGCCTGGGAAAGTGAAGGGGGATAGCAGCAAGTCTGTGTTGTTCGATGCATGCCGGCTAGCATCAGCACTAAACGGAGTCACCAACAAGAAAGTTAAGTGGGATATGATTAGAGATATCTGGTTGGAGATATTAACCTATGCTGCTAGTCACAGCAGGGGGAGTCAGCATTGCCAACAGCTGAGACGAGGTGGTGAGCTTCTGACTCATGTTTGGCTTCTCATGGCACATTTTGGCATGAGTGAGCAgttccaaatatctaaaggttatGCAAGAGCTTTGCTGACAGCAAAATAA
- the LOC107933824 gene encoding uncharacterized protein translates to MCPMRFLLVFFSAIIAGYFAWRTVRSSSDIDGQASEDSEKIIVKDKQEFSFKRMVQNGFWVFVDMASGKYLWRNFKELKNDKKMKNS, encoded by the exons ATGTGTCCTATGAGGTTCTTGTTGGTGTTTTTCTCGGCCATTATAGCAGGGTATTTCGCATGGAGGACGGTACGTTCATCATCTGATATCGACGGCCAAGCTTCTGAGGATTCCGAGAAGATTATTGTAAAAGATAAGCAAGAATTCAGTTTCAAAAGG ATGGTTCAGAATGGATTCTGGGTATTTGTGGATATGGCTAGTGGGAAGTATTTGTGGAGGAATTTCAAGGAACTGaagaatgataaaaaaatgaagaactcTTAA
- the LOC107933829 gene encoding glutamate dehydrogenase 1 encodes MNALVATNRNFKLAARLLGLDSKLEKSLLIPFREIKVECTIPKDDGTLASFVGFRVQHDNARGPMKGGIRYHPEVEHDEVNALAQLMTWKTAVANIPYGGAKGGIGCDPRDLSISELERLTRVFTQKIHDLIGIHADVPAPDMGTGPQTMAWMLDEYSKFHGYSPAVVTGKPIDLGGSLGRDAATGRGVLFATEALLNEHGKAISGKKIVIQGFGNVGSWAARLIHEKGGKIVAVSDITGAIKNSKGIDIPRLLNHVKENKGVKGFEGADSLDPESILVEDSDILIPAALGGIINRENANEIKAKFIIEAANHPTDPEADEILSKKGVIILPDIYANSGGVTVSYFEWVQNIQGFLWDEEKVNNELKTYMTKAFKDVKKMCQVHNCDLRMGAFTLGVNRVARATVMRGWEA; translated from the exons ATGAATGCATTAGTAGCAACCAACAGAAACTTTAAGCTAGCAGCCAGGCTTCTTGGTTTGGACTCTAAGCTTGAAAAAAGTTTGCTCATCCCTTTCAGGGAAATCAAG GTTGAATGCACCATACCGAAAGACGACGGCACCTTGGCGTCTTTTGTTGGGTTCAGGGTTCAACATGACAATGCAAGAGGTCCCATGAAAGGAGGAATAAGATATCACCCTGAG GTTGAACATGATGAAGTGAATGCTTTAGCACAACTAATGACATGGAAGACTGCAGTTGCTAATATCCCATATGGTGGTGCTAAAGGTGGGATAGGATGTGATCCAAGAGACTTAAGCATATCTGAGTTAGAACGGCTTACTCGAGTTTTCACCCAGAAGATACATGACCTGATTGGTATCCACGCTGATGTTCCAGCACCTGATATGGGTACAGGTCCACAG ACAATGGCATGGATGCTAGATGAATACTCCAAATTCCATGGTTATTCACCTGCTGTAGTGACTGGAAAACCGATT GATCTTGGAGGATCACTCGGCAGAGATGCAGCTACAGGAAGAGGAGTGCTCTTTGCCACAGAAGCCCTTCTTAATGAGCATGGAAAGGCCATCTCTGGGAAAAAAATTGTAATACAG GGTTTTGGAAATGTCGGTTCCTGGGCTGCTAGACTCATCCATGAAAAGGGTGGGAAGATTGTTGCTGTAAGTGATATCACAGGAGCCATAAAGAACAGCAAAGGGATTGATATTCCCAGGCTACTCAACCATGTCAAAGAAAACAAGGGTGTCAAAGGATTTGAGGGCGCGGATTCGTTAGATCCGGAGTCAATTCTGGTCGAAGACTCTGACATACTCATACCAGCAGCACTTGGTGGCATCATCAACAG GGAAAATGCAAATGAGATTAAAGCTAAGTTCATCATTGAAGCTGCTAATCATCCAACCGATCCCGAGGCTGACGAG ATCTTGTCGAAGAAAGGGGTCATTATCCTTCCCGACATATACGCCAACTCCGGTGGAGTGACGGTTAGTTACTTCGAGTGGGTGCAG AACATTCAAGGCTTCTTGTGGGATGAGGAAAAGGTGAACAATGAGCTAAAGACATACATGACCAAAGCATTCAAAGATGTTAAAAAAATGTGCCAGGTGCACAACTGCGACCTCCGTATGGGAGCCTTCACTCTCGGGGTTAACCGTGTTGCGCGAGCGACTGTTATGCGAGGTTGGGAAGCATAA
- the LOC107933832 gene encoding receptor-like protein 46: protein MATLSLLSKSYYIVFVLSLSFIGSFPRLDDQREALLEFKDLLFGELMTDNSTDMFLGGLEIWNSNSECCQWALVERNSQQVTGIGLKNLSELVYLDMRGNSFNGLIPLELFHLANLEFLDLSDNMIERVLPNDVVGLKSLKQLSLDANFIHGQLPEEIGNLIELKIPLSILQLRKLEVLNLQNNSFSLEIPADIGSLANLTTLDLSKNRLSGEVPLSIRNMLSGEFLTWFFDLNEMKKLHLGGNKLTWNNNLAIELKCSLPSQLFQSRNLSVLALSRNNFSGELSEINIASIMVLLLSENNFSGPLPKSISNTHRLLLLDLSKNSFSGNEFPAFGPDSLIAFVDVSSNTFSGKVPSDFRLFTHLDLHGNNISGEFPAFFSQMSSFQVLNLRKNSIKGSISNDLSSHSSLRILDLSNNYLNGEIPQSLGNLIGMIETPNAPLTLSEIFKFPVEIHDLIVNCKKAKQGLSIRNRDIYTFLDLSKNSFGDLESVETLDLSHNSLDGEIPGTFSKLLELNYLDLSNNKLGGKIPGGPQMDTLVDPNMYANNSGLCGVQIEVPCEKDLVLPGPPLRKKQEPMYSWIATGVRYPVGFLSSTAVMYVLGYFNTAPAYHRRGHRRSS from the exons ATGGCCACTTTAAGCCTACTTTCTAAATCATACTACATAGTTTTTGTTCTAAGTCTTAGCTTCATTGGTTCTTTTCCAAGGCTTGATGATCAACGAGAAGCTTTACTAGAATTCAAGGATTTACTATTTGGAGAGTTGATGACAGACAACTCAACAGACATGTTTCTTGGTGGCTTAGAGATATGGAATTCCAATTCAGAATGTTGTCAGTGGGCTCTGGTGGAACGTAATTCACAACAAGTGACTG GGATTGGATTGAAAAACTTGAGCGAGCTGGTATATCTGGACATGAGAGGAAATAGCTTCAATGGTTTAATTCCTTTGGAGTTGTTTCATTTGGCTAACCTGGAATTCCTTGATCTAAGTGATAATATGATTGAAAGGGTGTTACCTAATGATGTTGTTGGTCTTAAAAGCTTGAAACAATTGAGCTTGGATGCCAACTTCATTCATGGACAGCTACCTGAAGAGATTGGAAACCTCATTGAACTAAA GATTCCATTGTCAATATTGCAGCTAAGAAAGCTTGAAGTTCTAAACTTGCAGAACAACTCATTTTCCTTAGAGATTCCAGCTGATATTGGGAGCCTGGCGAATCTAACAACTTTAGACTTGAGCAAGAACCGGTTGAGTGGCGAAGTCCCATTATCGATAAGGAATATGCTGTCTGGTGAGTTCCTAACATGGTTTTTTGATCTCAATGAGATGAAGAAGTTGCACCTTGGAGGAAACAAACTAACATGGAACAATAATCTGGCTATCGAACTAAAAT GTTCTTTGCCATCTCAGTTGTTTCAATCTCGAAATCTATCGGTCCTTGCATTGTCAAGGAACAACTTTTCTGGGGAATTGTCAGAAATCAATATTGCTTCAATTATGGTCCTCTTGCTCTCAGAAAACAATTTTTCAGGGCCACTGCCAAAATCTATCTCCAATACCCACAGGTTGTTGCTACTGGACTTGTCAAAGAACAGCTTCTCTGGCAATGAATTTCCAGCATTTGGACCAGATAGCTTAATTGCTTTTGTTGATGTTTCTTCCAACACTTTCTCCGGTAAAGTTCCTTCGGATTTTAGACTCTTTACG CACCTTGATCTTCATGGCAACAATATCAGTGGTGAATTTCCAGCTTTCTTCTCTCAAATGTCCTCTTTTCAAGTTCTTAATCTTAGGAAAAATTCCATTAAAGGATCAATCTCCAATGATCTGTCAAGTCATAGCAGTCTCAGAATCCTAGACCTCTCCAACAACTACCTCAATGGTGAAATCCCTCAAAGCTTGGGAAACCTTATAGGGATGATTGAAACACCTAATGCCCCATTAACACTTTctgaaattttcaaatttccagtTGAAATCCATGATTTGATAGTAAATTGTAAGAAAGCAAAGCAGGGCCTTTCGATCCGAAACCGGGATATCTATACATTTCTGGACTTGTCAAAGAACAG TTTTGGTGATCTAGAGAGTGTCGAGACCTTGGATTTGTCACACAATAGCCTTGATGGTGAAATACCAGGGACATTTTCCAAGCTCTTAGAACTAAATTATTTAGACTTGAGCAACAACAAGCTTGGTGGTAAGATTCCTGGAGGACCTCAAATGGATACCCTGGTTGATCCAAATATGTATGCCAATAACAGTGGACTATGTGGGGTGCAAATTGAGGTTCCTTGTGAAAAAGATTTGGTGCTACCGGGGCCACCATTGAGGAAGAAACAGGAACCAATGTATTCATGGATAGCAACAGGAGTTAGGTACCCTGTTGGGTTCTTGTCTTCTACTGCagtgatgtatgttttaggttaTTTCAACACTGCACCGGCGTATCACCGTCGTGGGCACCGTCGTAGTTCCTGA